A single genomic interval of Trinickia acidisoli harbors:
- a CDS encoding MFS transporter translates to MSTPQTFQPAPASLHRAAFEHHAATPLNPRLVLLLAAAAGLGVAPLYYCQPMLGVLESDMGASASAVGMVPTLTQLGYALGILLLAPLGDRFDRRRVILAKAAALVGALLLAALAPSIGCLLAASFAIGLSATMAQDVVPAAAMLAPDAHRGKIVGTVMTGLLLGILLSRVVSGVVAANFSWRAMFVAAAVSVAAIGAAAWRGLPSFKPTTHLRYRALIASLGHLWRHQRALRRAAMAQGLLAMGFSGFWSTLAVLLHGSPFHLGSAVAGAFGLAGAAGALGAPIAGRLADRRGPEVVTRLGIGIAMASFAAMALGLVLPPHAQLVLLAITTVGFDLGFQTTLIAHQTIVYGIDPASRSRLNAVLFVVMFIGMAAGAAIGSAMLTQWGWAGVIVMAVTASLAALAVRMWPQRSSR, encoded by the coding sequence ATGTCCACTCCGCAAACTTTTCAACCGGCGCCCGCGAGCCTGCATCGCGCAGCCTTCGAGCACCACGCTGCCACGCCGCTGAATCCGCGCCTCGTGCTGCTGCTTGCGGCCGCGGCCGGCCTCGGCGTTGCACCGCTCTACTATTGCCAGCCGATGCTCGGCGTTCTCGAGTCGGATATGGGCGCGTCGGCGAGCGCGGTCGGGATGGTGCCGACGCTGACTCAACTAGGCTATGCACTCGGGATTTTGCTATTGGCGCCGCTCGGCGACCGTTTCGATCGGCGCCGCGTGATCCTTGCCAAGGCCGCGGCGCTCGTCGGCGCGCTGCTGCTTGCGGCGCTCGCGCCGTCGATCGGATGCCTGCTTGCAGCGAGCTTTGCGATCGGTTTGTCGGCAACGATGGCGCAGGACGTCGTGCCCGCGGCGGCGATGCTTGCGCCCGACGCGCATCGCGGCAAGATCGTGGGGACGGTGATGACGGGCTTGTTGCTCGGCATCTTGCTTTCGCGCGTGGTCAGCGGGGTGGTCGCGGCGAATTTCAGTTGGCGCGCCATGTTCGTGGCGGCGGCTGTCAGCGTGGCGGCAATCGGCGCGGCGGCATGGCGCGGGTTGCCGTCGTTCAAACCGACGACGCATTTGCGGTATCGCGCCTTGATCGCCTCGCTCGGCCATCTGTGGCGACATCAACGGGCACTGCGTCGTGCCGCCATGGCGCAAGGCCTACTGGCGATGGGATTCAGCGGGTTTTGGTCGACGCTGGCCGTCTTGCTGCACGGCTCGCCATTCCATCTCGGCAGTGCCGTGGCCGGTGCGTTCGGGCTGGCCGGTGCGGCCGGCGCGCTCGGCGCTCCGATTGCGGGACGCTTGGCCGATCGTCGTGGGCCCGAAGTGGTGACGCGGCTCGGCATCGGCATCGCGATGGCCTCGTTCGCGGCGATGGCCCTGGGCTTGGTGTTGCCGCCCCATGCCCAATTGGTGTTGCTTGCGATCACGACGGTCGGCTTCGATCTCGGGTTCCAGACCACGCTGATCGCGCATCAGACGATCGTCTACGGCATCGACCCCGCGTCGCGCAGCCGGCTCAATGCGGTGTTGTTCGTCGTCATGTTCATCGGCATGGCTGCGGGAGCGGCGATCGGCAGCGCGATGTTGACGCAATGGGGATGGGCCGGCGTGATCGTGATGGCGGTGACGGCTTCGCTCGCGGCGCTGGCGGTGCGGATGTGGCCGCAGCGTTCCTCGCGGTGA
- a CDS encoding LysR family transcriptional regulator, translating into MLGITVDNRLRSLDLNLLVTLDVLLAEQNVTRAAQRLHYSQPSVSVQLAKLRDVFGDPLLLPGPRGMRPTKRAEALREPLREALATLERAVAPARPFDPLHANQTWKLAATDYAESTIVLPALQRLRTAAPGSRLAVVEMAPPRFEKQAEQGEIDVAFHTAEGAPEGLRRRVLFAERYVLVGRIDHPRLKRRPTLAQFCKLEHVIVSPDGGGFHGVTDEALRAAGLARHVALSVPHFLFLIAALVRTDLVAMAPFRLVQDNPALRIVTPPIDVPGYEMCMLWHERAHRDPAHQWLREQIVESVR; encoded by the coding sequence ATTCTAGGTATTACTGTGGATAATCGCTTAAGAAGCCTCGATCTCAATCTGCTCGTCACGCTCGACGTGCTGCTTGCCGAGCAAAACGTCACACGTGCGGCGCAGCGGCTGCATTACTCGCAGCCGTCCGTCAGCGTCCAGCTTGCCAAGCTGAGAGACGTATTCGGCGATCCCTTGTTGTTGCCCGGGCCTCGCGGGATGCGCCCGACCAAGCGGGCCGAAGCACTGCGCGAGCCGCTGCGAGAAGCACTCGCCACGCTCGAGCGAGCCGTCGCGCCGGCTCGCCCGTTCGATCCGCTGCATGCGAATCAAACATGGAAACTGGCCGCGACCGACTACGCCGAATCGACGATCGTGCTACCGGCGCTGCAGCGCTTGCGCACGGCCGCGCCGGGCAGCCGGCTTGCCGTTGTCGAGATGGCCCCACCCCGGTTCGAGAAGCAAGCCGAGCAAGGCGAAATCGACGTCGCGTTTCACACGGCCGAGGGCGCGCCCGAAGGCCTGCGTCGACGCGTCCTGTTTGCCGAGCGATACGTGCTGGTCGGTCGCATCGATCATCCACGCTTGAAACGTCGACCCACGCTTGCGCAGTTCTGCAAACTCGAACACGTCATCGTGTCGCCCGACGGCGGCGGGTTTCACGGCGTGACCGACGAAGCCCTGCGAGCAGCCGGGCTCGCGCGCCACGTGGCACTCTCGGTCCCGCATTTCCTGTTTCTCATTGCCGCGCTCGTACGCACGGATCTCGTTGCGATGGCACCGTTTCGATTGGTGCAAGACAATCCCGCGCTGCGTATCGTAACGCCGCCGATAGACGTGCCCGGCTACGAAATGTGCATGCTCTGGCATGAACGCGCGCACCGCGATCCTGCTCATCAGTGGCTGCGAGAGCAGATCGTCGAGTCGGTGCGATGA
- a CDS encoding LysR family transcriptional regulator, whose translation MTTKTRRPTISKGKARASDFSLEGASQRFQLMETFVRIVESGNLSAAAAQLHTTQPTVSRRLQALERSLGVRLLQRSTHTMRLTVDGERCFQRAKELLASWASFEADVRGAQEEPEGLLRVAVPHAFGQQRLVEPLVRYLNDYPRVSVEWLLQDDVHDFIANGIDCAIQVGEPNDPAVVAIRLSKVSRIVVGSPSLLERGRVPQEPEELVALPWLALRTYYRTELTLTHEDTGEMRRVPMTPRISTDNLYALRSAAVLGMGVCVGSAWLLADDLAGKRLIQLAPKWQAAALPVYLIYPHAQFYPSRLQRFIDLMRDAVPLVMASA comes from the coding sequence ATGACCACAAAAACCCGTCGTCCCACTATCTCAAAAGGCAAAGCGCGCGCTTCCGATTTCTCGTTGGAGGGCGCGAGTCAGCGCTTCCAGCTTATGGAAACGTTCGTACGTATAGTCGAATCGGGCAATCTATCGGCCGCCGCGGCGCAGTTGCATACGACGCAGCCGACTGTCAGCCGTCGCTTGCAGGCGCTCGAACGATCGCTCGGCGTGCGCTTGCTGCAACGCTCGACGCATACGATGCGGTTGACGGTGGATGGGGAGCGTTGCTTCCAACGCGCCAAGGAATTGCTGGCAAGTTGGGCGTCGTTCGAAGCCGACGTACGCGGCGCGCAGGAGGAACCCGAAGGACTGCTGCGCGTGGCGGTACCGCATGCCTTCGGTCAACAAAGATTGGTCGAGCCGTTGGTGCGGTATTTGAACGACTATCCGCGCGTATCGGTCGAATGGCTGTTGCAGGACGACGTGCACGACTTCATCGCCAATGGCATCGATTGCGCGATTCAAGTAGGCGAGCCCAACGATCCGGCCGTCGTTGCAATCCGGCTGTCGAAGGTATCGCGCATCGTGGTCGGCTCGCCGTCTCTGCTCGAAAGAGGCCGCGTGCCGCAAGAGCCCGAGGAGCTCGTCGCTTTGCCTTGGCTGGCGCTACGAACGTATTACCGAACCGAGTTGACGCTGACACATGAAGACACGGGCGAGATGCGGCGCGTGCCCATGACGCCTCGTATCAGCACCGACAACCTGTACGCGCTGCGCAGCGCGGCCGTGCTGGGCATGGGGGTATGCGTAGGTTCGGCCTGGCTGCTTGCCGACGATCTCGCCGGCAAGCGCCTGATCCAACTCGCACCGAAGTGGCAAGCCGCGGCGCTACCCGTCTACCTCATTTATCCGCACGCGCAGTTCTATCCGTCGAGACTGCAACGGTTTATCGATTTGATGCGCGACGCCGTGCCCCTCGTGATGGCCAGCGCTTAG